A single Taeniopygia guttata chromosome 30, bTaeGut7.mat, whole genome shotgun sequence DNA region contains:
- the LOC140680979 gene encoding olfactory receptor 14A16-like: MSNSSSISHFLLLALADTRQLQLLHFCLFLGISLAALLGNGLIISAVACGHHLHTPMFFFLLHLALSDLGSICTTVPKAMHSLLWDTSTISYAGCAAQVFLFFFFVGAEYFLLTIMCYDRYVSICKPLHYRTLLGSRACAHMAAAAWASAFLYSLLHTANTFSLPLCHGNALGQFFCDIPQILKISCSHIKLREFGLIVLSALLYFGCYVFIVFSYVQIFRVVLKIPSEQGRHKAFSTCLPHLAVVSVFLSTGTVAYLNPPSISSPSLDLSVSVLYSVVPPALNPLIYSLRNQELKAAVWRLMTGCFQEH; encoded by the coding sequence atgtccaacagcagctccatcagccacttcctcctgctggcactggcagacacgcggcagctgcagctcctgcacttctgcctcttcctgggcatctccctggctgccctcctgggcaacggcctcatcatcagcgccgtagcctgcggccaccacctgcacacgcccatgttcttcttcctgctccacctggccctcagcgacctgggctccatctgcaccactgtccccaaagccatgcacagtttgctctgggacaccagcaccatctcctacgcaggatgtgctgctcaggtttttctgtttttcttctttgttggagcagagtatttcctgctgaccatcatgtgctacgaccgctacgtgtccatctgcaaacccctgcactacaggaccctcctgggcagcagagcttgtgcccacatggcagcagctgcctgggccagtgcctttctctattcactgctgcacacagccaatacattttccctgcccctgtgccatggcaatgccctgggccagttcttctgtgatatcccacagatcctcaagatCTCCTGCTCACACATCAAACTCAGGGAATTTGGGCTTATTGTGCTAAGTGCTCTTCTATATTTTGGATGTtatgtgttcattgttttctcctatgtgcagatcttcagagTTGTGCTGaagatcccctctgagcagggacggcacaaagccttttccacctgcctccctcacctggccgtggtctctgTCTTCCTCAGCACTGGCACAGTTGCCTATCTGAATCCCCCCTCGAtatcctccccatccctggatctgtcagtgtcagttctgtactcggtggtgcctccagccctgaaccccctcatctacagcctgaggaaccaggagctcaaggctgcagtgtggagactgatgactggatgctttcaggaacattaa